From a region of the Pogona vitticeps strain Pit_001003342236 chromosome 7, PviZW2.1, whole genome shotgun sequence genome:
- the LOC110082453 gene encoding claudin-16-like: MVALISVFLGALSFGCTVGSLCTDCWQVNSKGSVVLSMRCRGLWGECVWDKFVKIWTCDVYSSYLNPHPAAIVITRASLITSAVAGAAAFLCLLFGCRYFDCFLGATAKRRCLYLSMAFYLLAGLLSCVGVIRYSMYVFSQHQYEVSLRIPGFPSFEYGYSLWVAIAGNLAAFLAAVTLYYETELLKIPGTGPPEEAAGDSPRMVCTYV; encoded by the exons ATGGTGGCCCTCATCTCTGTTTTCTTGGGGGCCCTTTCCTTCGGCTGTACGGTCGGCTCGCTCTGCACGGATTGCTGGCAG GTGAACAGCAAAGGCTCCGTGGTGCTCAGCATGCGCTGCCGAGGACTGTGGGGCGAGTGCGTGTGGGATAAATTTGTCAAAATCTGGACCTGTGATGTCTACAGTTCTTACCTGAATCCACACCCAG cGGCCATCGTGATCACCAGAGCCTCGCTCATCACGTCTGCCGTTGCTGGCGCCGcagcctttctctgcctcctctttggGTGCCGGTATTTTGACTGCTTTTTGGGGGCCACGGCCAAGCGGCGCTGCCTGTACCTCTCCATGGCCTTCTACCTCTTGGCAG GTCTTTTGTCCTGTGTCGGAGTCATCCGATATTCCATGTACGTGTTCTCCCAGCACCAGTACGAG GTGTCTCTGAGAATCCCTGGATTTCCCAGCTTTGAATACGGCTACTCCCTTTGGGTGGCCATTGCGGGCAACCTGGCGGCCTTCCTTGCAGCTGTGACACTGTACTATGAAACGGAGCTCCTGAAGATCCCGGGCACGGGTCCGCCCGAGGAAGCTGCGGGGGACAGCCCCAGAATGGTCTGCACCTACGTCTGA